One Candidatus Limnocylindrales bacterium genomic window carries:
- the dut gene encoding dUTP diphosphatase translates to MSSDEREVRVAITRVRDTTLPLPRYMTEGAVGMDLPAALEAPITLAPGERTLVPTGFAIAIPRGYEGQVRPRSGLALKHGLSIPNAPGTIDPDYRGEVAVILINIGTEPVTVEPGQRIAQLVICPVARCRLEEVGSLGETGRGGGGFGHTSS, encoded by the coding sequence ATGAGCAGCGATGAACGCGAGGTGCGCGTGGCCATCACGCGCGTGCGCGACACGACGCTGCCGTTGCCGCGCTACATGACCGAAGGTGCGGTCGGAATGGATCTGCCTGCCGCGCTGGAGGCGCCGATCACGCTCGCTCCCGGCGAGCGCACACTGGTTCCCACCGGATTTGCGATTGCCATACCCCGTGGCTACGAGGGCCAGGTTCGCCCGCGCAGCGGGCTCGCGCTCAAGCACGGTCTGAGCATTCCGAACGCTCCGGGGACGATCGATCCGGATTACCGCGGCGAAGTCGCCGTCATCCTGATCAACATCGGAACCGAGCCCGTCACCGTCGAGCCGGGACAGAGAATCGCGCAGCTCGTGATCTGCCCCGTGGCCCGGTGCCGCCTCGAAGAGGTCGGAAGCCTCGGCGAGACCGGGCGTGGCGGCGGCGGTTTCGGCCACACATCCTCCTGA
- a CDS encoding pitrilysin family protein translates to MSELLRVTRLENGVRVVTETVRDVPSLALGVWVDTGSRYEEERTIGIAHFAEHLLFKGTPSRSAREIAESIERRGGSIDAFTDKEYTCYHARVLHEHGDVALEVLSDLVLHAEPRAQDVELEREVIIQEILDVEDDPEEYCHDHFLSCYWPGHPLGWPVAGTLASVERITREDVVGFLREFRRPDRLVISAAGRLDHDDLVARCRAIFGSLEPQNGAERRIDRPDFRPGLYVVKREIEQAHVLIGMPGLSVIDPRREAAEVLIAALGGGMSSRLFQRIREERGKAYSIYAFQDPFHDIGYTGVYAACARESVAEVSDIIFEELRSVCRDGLGAGELDRVKNQLVGSIPLSLETTDSRMSRIGRNMLYFDRPLAIEEITRAIEAVTNDDIVALARELFSFDRAAAVLLGDVEGDLMALPAT, encoded by the coding sequence TTGAGCGAGCTCCTGCGCGTCACGCGTCTCGAGAACGGCGTCCGCGTCGTGACCGAGACGGTCCGTGACGTACCATCGCTGGCGCTCGGCGTGTGGGTCGATACCGGATCGCGCTACGAAGAGGAGCGCACGATCGGCATCGCGCACTTCGCCGAGCATCTGCTCTTCAAGGGAACGCCGAGCCGCTCGGCGCGCGAGATCGCCGAGTCCATCGAGCGCCGCGGCGGCAGCATCGATGCGTTCACGGACAAGGAGTACACCTGCTACCACGCCCGCGTGCTGCACGAGCACGGGGACGTGGCGCTGGAGGTGCTCTCCGATCTGGTGCTGCACGCCGAGCCGCGAGCGCAGGACGTGGAGCTCGAGCGAGAGGTCATCATCCAGGAAATCCTCGACGTCGAGGATGATCCCGAAGAGTACTGCCACGACCATTTCCTCTCCTGCTACTGGCCCGGCCATCCGCTGGGCTGGCCCGTGGCGGGCACGCTGGCCAGCGTCGAGCGCATCACGCGTGAGGACGTGGTCGGCTTCCTGCGCGAGTTCCGCCGTCCCGACCGGCTCGTCATTTCGGCGGCCGGGCGTCTCGATCACGACGACCTGGTGGCGCGCTGCCGCGCCATCTTCGGATCGCTCGAACCGCAGAACGGTGCCGAGCGCCGCATCGACCGGCCCGACTTCCGGCCGGGCCTCTACGTCGTCAAGCGCGAGATCGAGCAGGCGCACGTGCTGATCGGCATGCCCGGCCTGTCGGTGATCGATCCTCGGCGCGAAGCCGCCGAAGTTCTCATCGCCGCGCTCGGCGGTGGAATGAGCTCACGCCTCTTCCAGCGCATCCGCGAGGAGCGCGGCAAGGCCTACTCCATCTACGCGTTCCAGGATCCGTTCCACGACATCGGCTACACCGGCGTCTACGCGGCCTGCGCGCGCGAGTCGGTGGCCGAAGTCAGCGACATCATCTTCGAGGAGCTGCGCTCGGTGTGCCGCGACGGCCTCGGTGCCGGCGAGCTCGACCGCGTCAAGAACCAGCTCGTGGGCAGCATTCCGCTCTCGCTGGAGACCACCGACAGCCGCATGTCGCGCATCGGGCGCAACATGCTCTACTTCGATCGCCCGCTGGCGATCGAAGAGATCACGAGGGCGATCGAGGCCGTCACCAACGACGACATCGTCGCGCTGGCGCGCGAGCTGTTCAGCTTCGATCGCGCCGCCGCCGTTCTGCTCGGCGACGTCGAAGGCGACCTCATGGCACTGCCCGCCACCTGA
- the pnp gene encoding polyribonucleotide nucleotidyltransferase: MRHEVALEIGGRRLVLETGRIAKQAHGAVVVSYNDTVVLVTAVSQDSPREGVDFFPLTVEYQEKAFAAGKIPGGFFKREGRPGADEILTCRCIDRPIRPLFPEGYRNETQIIATVLSADRAGAPDVISLIGSSAALHISDIPFGGPIGGVRVGRLSGKLIANPTVDELEACDINLLVAAKRDSIVMVEGGAQQVPEDELLEALYFGHEQIIPIIDMQEELRRLAGQPKREFTAPTIPEDVLSRVREIAEPLLRKAYSITVKQERYAQLEVAKKEFKALIPPELSERMGEVGAAYGRVKEDIVRGDIVTKGLRVDGRDLHTVRPIAIECGFLPRTHGSALFTRGETQAIVVATLGTSADEQRIDSLLGDTKKRFMLHYNFPPYSVGEAKMLRSAGRREIGHGALAERAVSAVLPSPDEFPYTLRVVSEITESNGSSSMATVCGASLSLMDAGVPIKAAVAGVAMGLIAENDGFYVLTDILGDEDHLGDMDFKIAGTEKGITAVQMDIKVEGLPREVMRDAVHKARTARLHILAEMAKALPQARDVMSIHAPRIETIRIHPDKIRDLIGPGGKVIRGIVDQTGCKIDVSDDGTVLVASSDGEAMQRALDIIHGITASPEVGRIYHGTVRRITDFGAFVEILPGTDGLLHISQLEDRRVESVRDVVKEGDKIPVKVLEVDRQGKIRLSLKEARREMAEKEQASGDNA; encoded by the coding sequence ATGAGGCATGAAGTAGCCCTCGAAATCGGTGGGCGTCGGCTCGTCCTGGAGACGGGTCGGATCGCCAAGCAGGCCCATGGCGCGGTGGTGGTCTCGTACAACGACACCGTCGTCCTCGTCACCGCAGTATCCCAGGACAGCCCGCGAGAGGGCGTCGATTTCTTTCCACTCACGGTCGAGTACCAGGAAAAGGCATTTGCCGCCGGCAAGATCCCCGGCGGCTTCTTCAAGCGTGAGGGCCGTCCCGGCGCCGACGAGATCCTGACCTGCCGCTGCATCGACCGTCCGATCCGCCCTCTGTTCCCGGAGGGCTACCGCAACGAGACGCAGATCATCGCCACGGTGCTGTCGGCGGACCGCGCCGGCGCGCCCGACGTCATCAGCCTGATCGGCAGCTCGGCGGCGCTGCACATCTCGGACATTCCCTTCGGCGGCCCCATCGGCGGCGTGCGCGTCGGGCGCCTCAGCGGAAAGCTCATCGCCAACCCGACGGTCGATGAGCTGGAAGCGTGCGACATCAACCTGCTGGTCGCGGCCAAGCGCGATTCGATCGTCATGGTCGAGGGCGGCGCGCAGCAGGTGCCCGAGGACGAGCTGCTGGAGGCCCTGTACTTCGGGCACGAGCAGATCATCCCGATCATCGACATGCAGGAGGAGCTGCGCCGCCTGGCGGGGCAGCCCAAGCGCGAGTTCACCGCGCCGACCATACCCGAGGACGTGCTCAGCCGCGTGCGCGAGATCGCCGAGCCGCTGCTGCGAAAGGCCTACTCGATCACGGTCAAGCAGGAGCGCTACGCGCAACTCGAGGTCGCCAAGAAGGAATTCAAGGCGCTGATTCCGCCCGAGCTCTCCGAGCGCATGGGCGAGGTCGGTGCGGCCTACGGCCGTGTCAAGGAAGACATCGTTCGCGGCGACATCGTCACCAAGGGGCTCCGCGTCGACGGCCGCGACCTGCACACGGTACGGCCGATCGCCATCGAATGCGGTTTTCTGCCGCGCACGCACGGCAGCGCGCTGTTCACGCGCGGTGAAACGCAGGCCATCGTCGTGGCCACTCTCGGTACCTCGGCCGACGAGCAGCGCATCGATTCGCTGCTCGGCGACACCAAGAAGCGCTTCATGCTGCACTACAACTTCCCGCCCTACAGCGTGGGCGAGGCCAAGATGCTGCGCTCGGCCGGCCGCCGCGAGATCGGTCATGGCGCCCTGGCGGAGCGGGCGGTCAGCGCGGTGCTGCCGAGCCCCGATGAGTTCCCGTACACGCTGCGCGTGGTCTCGGAGATCACCGAATCCAACGGCTCCTCCTCGATGGCCACGGTGTGCGGCGCGTCGCTGTCGCTGATGGATGCCGGCGTCCCGATCAAGGCGGCGGTTGCCGGCGTGGCCATGGGCCTCATCGCCGAGAACGACGGATTCTACGTGCTCACCGACATCCTCGGCGACGAGGACCATCTCGGCGACATGGACTTCAAGATCGCAGGCACCGAAAAGGGCATCACCGCGGTGCAGATGGACATCAAGGTCGAAGGCCTGCCTCGCGAGGTCATGCGCGACGCCGTGCACAAGGCGCGCACGGCGCGCCTGCACATCCTTGCGGAGATGGCGAAGGCGCTGCCCCAGGCGCGCGACGTCATGTCGATCCACGCTCCGCGCATCGAGACCATCCGCATCCATCCCGACAAGATCCGCGACCTCATCGGCCCCGGCGGCAAGGTCATCCGCGGGATCGTCGATCAGACCGGCTGCAAGATCGACGTCTCCGACGACGGCACGGTCCTGGTGGCATCGAGCGATGGCGAGGCTATGCAGCGCGCGCTCGACATCATCCACGGCATCACCGCCAGCCCCGAGGTCGGACGCATCTACCACGGCACGGTCCGCCGCATCACCGACTTCGGCGCCTTCGTCGAAATCCTGCCCGGCACCGACGGCCTGCTGCACATCTCGCAGCTCGAGGACCGGCGGGTCGAGAGCGTGCGCGACGTGGTCAAGGAAGGCGACAAGATTCCCGTGAAGGTCCTGGAAGTGGACCGGCAGGGGAAGATCCGCCTGAGCCTGAAGGAAGCGCGCCGGGAGATGGCGGAGAAGGAACAGGCCAGCGGGGATAACGCTTGA
- the rpsO gene encoding 30S ribosomal protein S15: protein MAENKQAKQELISAYRRHESDSGSPEVQIALLSTRITHLTEHFKVHAKDHHSRRGLLKLVSQRRRLLDYLKRTDHDRYVNVIERLGIRK, encoded by the coding sequence ATCGCCGAAAACAAGCAAGCAAAGCAGGAACTCATCTCGGCCTACCGAAGGCACGAGTCCGACTCCGGCTCGCCCGAAGTGCAGATCGCTCTGTTGAGCACGCGCATCACGCATCTCACGGAGCATTTCAAGGTTCACGCCAAGGACCATCACTCGCGCCGCGGCTTGCTCAAGCTGGTCAGTCAGCGACGCCGCCTCTTGGATTATCTCAAGAGGACGGACCACGACCGTTACGTGAACGTCATCGAACGGCTCGGCATTCGTAAGTAG
- the truB gene encoding tRNA pseudouridine(55) synthase TruB, with translation MRGRRRGGGDGPSGLLLVDKPIDVTSAGVVARVRRVLGGVKAGHAGTLDPFATGLLPLCLGEGTKLAGYLTDSDKTYEGVIRLGVRSDTLDITGNVEAGGPLPALDQARLDALAAEHTGEVLQVPPAFSAIKVGGRPMYELARRGLAPQLQPRPVRVDRLELTALEDRRLEITIDCSKGFYVRSLARDIGEALGCGAVLESLRRTRVGALRVDAAIPLSRIMDEDGRPEAEAAIVPLIEAAAHLRLVRIAPADAADLRLGRQHPLSRLGPAFAAGERIRIAAGSDLVAVAVAQGKLWTLERVFAAPRAAAS, from the coding sequence ATGCGCGGGCGACGAAGGGGCGGCGGCGACGGTCCCAGCGGTCTTCTGCTGGTGGACAAGCCGATCGACGTGACGTCGGCCGGCGTGGTCGCGCGCGTGCGGCGCGTGCTCGGCGGCGTCAAGGCGGGCCATGCCGGAACGCTCGATCCGTTCGCCACCGGGCTGCTGCCGCTGTGCCTCGGCGAAGGCACCAAGCTCGCCGGCTACCTGACCGATTCGGACAAGACCTACGAAGGCGTCATCCGCCTGGGTGTGCGCAGCGACACGCTCGACATCACCGGCAACGTCGAGGCCGGTGGGCCCCTCCCCGCGCTGGACCAGGCGCGGCTGGATGCGCTGGCGGCGGAGCATACCGGAGAGGTCCTGCAGGTGCCGCCCGCATTCTCGGCCATCAAGGTCGGCGGGCGGCCGATGTATGAGCTGGCCCGTCGCGGCCTGGCTCCGCAGCTGCAGCCGCGACCCGTGCGCGTGGACCGCCTGGAGCTGACCGCGCTCGAGGATCGCCGGCTGGAGATCACGATCGACTGCTCCAAGGGCTTCTACGTTCGCTCGCTGGCGCGAGACATCGGCGAAGCGCTCGGCTGCGGCGCCGTGCTCGAGAGCCTGCGCCGCACCCGCGTCGGCGCGCTGCGCGTCGACGCGGCGATTCCACTGTCCCGTATCATGGATGAGGACGGCCGGCCCGAGGCCGAGGCCGCCATCGTGCCGCTGATCGAAGCGGCCGCTCATCTCCGGCTCGTCCGCATCGCGCCAGCGGACGCCGCCGATCTTCGTCTGGGGCGCCAGCATCCTCTTTCTCGTCTGGGGCCGGCTTTTGCGGCGGGCGAACGTATCCGCATCGCCGCCGGCTCCGACCTGGTGGCGGTGGCGGTGGCACAGGGAAAGCTGTGGACGCTCGAACGAGTGTTCGCGGCGCCTCGCGCCGCGGCCTCGTGA
- the rbfA gene encoding 30S ribosome-binding factor RbfA — translation MAVRRAERVARQVVQALASILEEGTHDARLSRVTLTDARMSDDLRHARVYFSCFGGQEEAAEAAHALTAASGYLRRELGTRLALRSIPALVFEYDESLARAERIEKLLKGGGGAGQGE, via the coding sequence ATGGCAGTCAGAAGGGCAGAGCGCGTCGCGCGTCAGGTCGTTCAGGCGCTGGCGTCGATCCTGGAGGAGGGCACGCACGACGCGCGCCTGTCGCGCGTGACGCTGACCGACGCGCGCATGAGCGACGACCTCAGGCACGCACGCGTCTACTTCAGCTGCTTCGGCGGCCAGGAGGAAGCGGCCGAGGCGGCGCACGCACTGACGGCGGCGAGCGGCTATCTGCGGCGTGAGCTGGGAACGCGCCTGGCGCTGCGATCGATTCCGGCGCTGGTGTTCGAGTACGACGAGAGCCTGGCGCGCGCCGAGCGCATCGAGAAGCTGCTCAAGGGCGGCGGCGGCGCAGGGCAGGGAGAGTGA
- a CDS encoding DUF503 domain-containing protein, protein MVVVGVLHLILYLPENHSLKGKRAVLRSIKQRVRNKFNVSVAECDDLDNWQKITLGVAQIGNDRDHVDRCLREVSTFVSALGLAEPGRESYEFANY, encoded by the coding sequence GTGGTCGTCGTCGGTGTTCTGCACCTGATCCTGTACTTGCCCGAGAACCACTCGCTCAAGGGCAAACGGGCGGTGCTGCGCTCGATCAAGCAGAGGGTACGCAACAAGTTCAACGTCTCGGTCGCCGAATGCGACGACCTCGACAACTGGCAGAAGATCACGCTCGGCGTGGCGCAGATCGGCAATGATCGCGATCACGTCGACCGCTGTCTTCGCGAAGTATCCACGTTCGTTTCGGCGCTCGGCCTGGCCGAGCCGGGACGCGAGAGCTACGAGTTCGCCAACTACTGA
- the infB gene encoding translation initiation factor IF-2: MAESRNVSEVGKGRGGAAASRTQAAPAAVVIRRARKRPEEKPTPPGMPSLNIGNRRVATAIELTPEALALFDPNPFAYASLPVMVAAEPAPAETPAPPPAPPARAEEATPAATPVAETTPTLEAAPPEPAPIIEPDPILEPVIDEPPPAPPVEEEDFSDKVSPDEAQRITDDYTEALLSRAEAPAAPPVEAPEEGARRGGARVLGRIDLTRKPAAARPAQQPAQAAPGTAPAKPAKEGESEADKGRKKKRKVVRKEDMFDALERAYQVRPRKKRAAPGQKLRKTEVTVPKASKRVVRINAAATASDLAKAMGIKVGEVLGSLMRAGEMRTANDLLDIDTATLVAEEFGYTVENTAVDVDTLLNIGGEEGTEIEEGEVRPPVVTVMGHVDHGKTSLLDSIRKANVIATESGGITQHIGAYMVESSIGPICFLDTPGHAAFTAMRSRGAQVTDIAVLVVAADDGVMPQTIESINHAKAADVPVIVAVNKIDKPDANPDRVKQQLTDYGLQPEEWGGTTQFVPVSALKGTGIDELLEAISLQAELLELRAPADSRALGTVVEARLDRGRGPVATVLVQKGTLKHGDHFVCGEIVGRVRAMNDHAGRPVKQAGPSTPVEIIGLDGVPSAGDAFVVVEDPSKAAQVAEMRREATRKSGLVATTRMSLEDLQRQFSSTGALELRIVIKADVDGSVEAIKAALEKLSNDEITLRVIHGGVGAINESDVQLAMASNAIIVGFHVRPEAKARALAERETVDIRLHSVIYELIDEVKAALEGMLAPEYKEVFEGRAEVRNTFTVPGGTIAGCYVLDGSIIRNHDCRLLRDNVVVYKGKVGSLRRFKDDAREVAAGYECGIGLDRFNDVKVGDIIETFRQDAVKRTLQPRSEQAARE, encoded by the coding sequence ATGGCAGAGAGCCGCAACGTCAGTGAAGTAGGCAAGGGTCGCGGCGGCGCCGCGGCTTCCCGCACGCAAGCCGCGCCGGCCGCGGTCGTCATCCGCCGCGCGCGCAAGCGGCCCGAGGAGAAGCCGACACCGCCCGGCATGCCGAGCCTCAATATCGGCAACCGCCGGGTGGCCACGGCCATCGAGCTGACGCCGGAGGCGCTGGCGCTGTTCGACCCCAATCCGTTCGCGTACGCCTCGCTGCCCGTGATGGTCGCGGCCGAGCCGGCACCGGCCGAGACTCCCGCGCCGCCACCGGCGCCGCCCGCACGCGCCGAGGAAGCGACGCCGGCTGCAACACCGGTCGCCGAGACGACGCCTACGCTCGAGGCCGCACCGCCGGAGCCCGCTCCCATCATCGAGCCCGATCCGATCCTGGAGCCGGTCATCGACGAGCCGCCGCCAGCGCCGCCGGTCGAGGAAGAGGACTTCTCCGACAAGGTCTCGCCGGACGAAGCCCAGCGCATCACCGACGACTACACCGAGGCCCTGCTCAGCCGCGCCGAAGCTCCGGCCGCGCCTCCGGTCGAAGCGCCCGAGGAAGGCGCCCGCCGCGGCGGCGCACGCGTGCTCGGCCGCATCGATCTGACGCGCAAGCCCGCGGCAGCCCGGCCGGCTCAGCAGCCGGCTCAGGCCGCGCCGGGAACGGCCCCCGCCAAGCCCGCCAAGGAAGGCGAGAGCGAGGCCGACAAGGGTCGCAAGAAGAAGCGCAAGGTCGTCCGCAAGGAGGACATGTTCGACGCGCTCGAGCGTGCCTACCAGGTTCGGCCGCGCAAGAAGCGCGCGGCGCCCGGCCAGAAGCTGCGCAAGACCGAGGTCACCGTTCCCAAGGCCAGCAAGCGCGTCGTCCGCATCAACGCCGCGGCCACCGCATCGGACCTGGCCAAGGCCATGGGCATCAAGGTGGGCGAGGTTCTCGGATCGCTGATGCGCGCGGGTGAAATGCGCACCGCCAACGACCTGCTCGACATCGACACCGCCACGCTGGTGGCCGAAGAGTTCGGCTACACGGTCGAGAACACGGCCGTGGACGTCGATACCCTTCTGAACATCGGCGGCGAGGAAGGAACCGAGATCGAAGAGGGAGAGGTGCGGCCGCCGGTGGTCACCGTCATGGGCCACGTCGACCACGGCAAGACCTCGCTGCTCGACTCCATCCGCAAGGCCAACGTGATCGCCACCGAATCGGGCGGCATCACCCAGCACATCGGCGCGTACATGGTCGAATCGAGCATCGGCCCGATCTGCTTCCTGGACACTCCCGGTCACGCGGCCTTCACGGCCATGCGCTCGCGCGGCGCCCAGGTAACCGACATCGCCGTGCTGGTGGTTGCCGCCGACGACGGCGTGATGCCGCAGACCATCGAGTCCATCAATCACGCCAAGGCTGCCGATGTTCCCGTGATCGTGGCGGTCAACAAGATCGACAAGCCCGATGCCAATCCCGACCGCGTCAAGCAGCAGCTGACCGATTACGGTCTGCAGCCCGAGGAGTGGGGAGGCACGACCCAGTTCGTGCCCGTCTCGGCGCTCAAGGGCACCGGGATCGACGAGCTGCTCGAGGCCATCTCGCTGCAGGCCGAGCTGCTCGAGCTGCGCGCGCCGGCCGACTCGCGCGCGCTCGGCACCGTCGTCGAGGCGCGCCTCGACCGCGGACGCGGCCCGGTGGCCACGGTGCTGGTGCAGAAGGGCACGCTCAAGCACGGCGACCATTTCGTGTGCGGCGAGATCGTCGGACGCGTGCGCGCGATGAACGATCATGCCGGACGGCCCGTCAAGCAGGCCGGTCCGTCGACTCCGGTCGAGATCATCGGCCTGGACGGCGTGCCGTCGGCGGGCGACGCTTTCGTCGTCGTCGAGGATCCGTCCAAGGCCGCGCAGGTTGCCGAAATGCGGCGCGAGGCGACGCGAAAGTCGGGGCTCGTCGCGACCACGCGCATGTCCCTCGAGGACCTGCAGCGGCAGTTCAGCAGCACCGGTGCGCTCGAGCTGCGAATCGTGATCAAGGCCGACGTGGACGGCTCGGTCGAGGCCATCAAGGCGGCGCTCGAGAAGCTCTCCAACGACGAGATCACGCTGCGCGTGATCCACGGCGGCGTCGGCGCCATCAACGAGTCGGACGTGCAGCTGGCGATGGCGTCCAACGCCATCATCGTCGGGTTTCATGTCCGGCCCGAGGCCAAGGCGCGCGCCCTGGCCGAGCGCGAGACCGTGGACATCCGCCTGCACTCGGTGATCTACGAGCTCATCGACGAGGTGAAGGCGGCGCTCGAGGGCATGCTGGCGCCCGAGTACAAGGAAGTGTTCGAGGGCCGCGCGGAGGTGCGAAACACCTTCACCGTGCCCGGCGGCACCATTGCCGGCTGCTACGTGCTCGACGGCAGCATCATCCGAAACCACGACTGCCGGCTGCTGCGCGACAACGTGGTCGTCTACAAGGGCAAGGTCGGCAGCCTGCGTCGCTTCAAGGACGATGCACGCGAGGTGGCGGCCGGCTACGAGTGCGGCATCGGCTTGGATCGCTTCAACGACGTGAAGGTGGGCGACATCATCGAGACGTTCCGGCAGGACGCGGTCAAGCGCACGCTCCAGCCGCGCAGCGAGCAGGCGGCGCGCGAGTGA
- a CDS encoding YlxR family protein produces MSSGGRPVRTCVGCGGRDAQHSLLRVQLDERGQAVIVDRARTGRSAYVHPAAACAAALPKSRGLTRSLRTQLAAPQRLQLRGSIEERIGPAGPQMAEAAAERGQ; encoded by the coding sequence ATGAGCAGCGGCGGCAGACCCGTGCGCACGTGCGTCGGATGCGGCGGGCGCGATGCGCAGCATTCCTTGCTGCGCGTGCAGCTCGATGAGCGCGGCCAGGCCGTGATCGTCGACCGTGCCCGCACGGGAAGAAGCGCCTACGTGCACCCGGCGGCGGCGTGCGCGGCGGCACTTCCGAAGAGCAGGGGACTGACGCGCTCGCTGCGCACACAGCTGGCGGCGCCGCAGCGCCTGCAGCTTCGCGGCAGCATCGAAGAGCGCATCGGTCCTGCAGGGCCGCAGATGGCAGAGGCCGCAGCAGAGCGCGGCCAGTGA
- the nusA gene encoding transcription termination factor NusA, translating into MMQKELLRVIEQVSKEKGIDRQLVIEALEEAMKSAAKKTHGADLNIEAKFNPETSEIDIYKIETVVAEVENPDAEITLETAREKYDPESQIGDELLTKLGPPDSRIAAQAAKQNIVQKVRDYERAMIYNEFKQHEGTIQSGIVMRFERRNLIVQLRPNVDAILPEREQIPRERYRQGDRIRALIVRVDENARGPQIVLSRTNPELVKKLFEQEVPEVYEGIVEVKEVVREPGGRAKISVVSHDSDVDPVGACVGMRGSRVQAVVQELRGERIDIVPWTPDETEFVCRALSPAKVSRIVIDEADHSMEVVVPDDQLSLAIGRKGQNVRLAGKLTGWKLDVHSESEYERWQRESRRSLRRVEGLSDLRAELLLADGYKSAGELSGSDPDDIAGVLECTREEAERMIASAKAADEVERREKIVARIARAVTEAAEAVLARGREDAAAAAAAAAAAAEDAGESAEAVVEA; encoded by the coding sequence ATGATGCAAAAAGAATTACTTCGGGTCATCGAGCAGGTCAGCAAAGAAAAGGGCATCGATCGCCAGCTCGTCATCGAGGCGCTCGAGGAGGCCATGAAGTCGGCCGCCAAGAAGACCCACGGCGCCGATCTCAACATCGAGGCGAAGTTCAACCCCGAGACCAGCGAGATCGACATCTACAAGATCGAGACCGTGGTGGCGGAGGTGGAGAACCCCGACGCCGAGATCACGCTCGAGACCGCGCGCGAGAAGTACGATCCGGAATCGCAGATCGGCGACGAGCTCCTGACCAAGCTCGGCCCGCCCGACTCGCGCATCGCCGCCCAGGCCGCCAAGCAGAACATCGTCCAGAAGGTCCGCGACTACGAGCGGGCCATGATCTACAACGAGTTCAAGCAGCACGAGGGGACCATCCAGTCCGGCATCGTGATGCGCTTCGAGCGCCGCAACCTGATCGTCCAGCTGCGTCCCAACGTCGATGCCATCCTTCCCGAGCGCGAGCAGATTCCGCGCGAGCGCTACCGCCAGGGCGACCGCATCCGCGCCCTCATCGTCCGCGTGGACGAGAATGCGCGCGGCCCGCAGATCGTGCTGTCGCGCACCAATCCGGAGCTGGTCAAGAAGCTCTTCGAGCAGGAAGTGCCCGAGGTCTACGAGGGTATCGTCGAAGTGAAGGAAGTCGTGCGCGAGCCCGGTGGTCGCGCCAAGATCTCCGTGGTCAGCCACGACAGCGACGTCGATCCGGTCGGCGCATGCGTGGGCATGCGCGGCTCGCGAGTGCAGGCCGTGGTTCAGGAGCTTCGCGGCGAGCGCATCGACATCGTCCCGTGGACGCCCGATGAGACCGAATTCGTCTGCCGTGCGCTGTCGCCGGCCAAGGTCTCGCGCATCGTCATCGACGAGGCCGACCATTCGATGGAAGTGGTGGTGCCCGACGACCAGCTCTCGCTGGCCATCGGCCGCAAGGGACAGAACGTGCGCCTGGCCGGCAAGCTGACCGGCTGGAAGCTCGACGTCCACTCCGAGAGCGAATACGAGCGCTGGCAGCGCGAGTCGCGCCGCTCCCTGCGCCGCGTCGAAGGGCTGTCGGACCTGCGCGCCGAGCTGCTGCTGGCCGATGGGTACAAGTCGGCCGGCGAGCTTTCCGGCTCCGATCCCGACGACATCGCCGGCGTGCTCGAGTGCACGCGCGAGGAGGCCGAGCGCATGATCGCTTCGGCCAAGGCGGCCGACGAAGTCGAACGCCGAGAGAAGATCGTCGCTCGCATCGCGCGAGCCGTGACGGAAGCCGCCGAGGCGGTGCTGGCTCGCGGCCGTGAGGACGCGGCCGCCGCAGCCGCCGCAGCCGCGGCGGCCGCCGAGGATGCCGGCGAGAGCGCGGAGGCGGTCGTCGAGGCATGA
- the rimP gene encoding ribosome maturation factor RimP — protein MTEVRVSTTGSKIWAIAEPLAAERGLELLDVELAGSGSRQLVRIFLDSPDPARAVSLEDCEAVSRRLGDALEAHEAVRSNYMLEVSSPGLNRPLKRVEHFERVLGKKVRVRMRNEVDGRRNFLGRLDEVAEDSITVTEEGGRTTRLMVADVEKANLEYEFEKKEPPRRRRR, from the coding sequence ATGACCGAGGTACGCGTGAGCACGACCGGCTCGAAGATCTGGGCGATCGCCGAGCCGCTTGCGGCTGAGCGTGGGCTCGAGTTGCTCGACGTGGAGCTGGCCGGCAGCGGCTCGCGCCAGCTCGTGCGGATCTTCCTGGACAGCCCGGACCCGGCGCGAGCAGTCAGCCTCGAGGACTGCGAGGCCGTCAGCAGACGCCTGGGGGACGCCCTGGAGGCGCATGAGGCCGTGCGGAGCAACTACATGCTGGAAGTGTCCTCTCCGGGCCTGAATCGCCCGCTGAAGAGAGTCGAGCACTTCGAGCGCGTGCTCGGCAAGAAGGTTCGGGTGCGGATGAGGAACGAGGTCGACGGGCGGCGCAATTTCCTCGGACGGTTGGACGAGGTGGCGGAGGATTCGATCACGGTCACCGAGGAGGGCGGCAGAACGACGCGGCTGATGGTGGCCGACGTCGAGAAAGCCAACCTCGAGTACGAGTTCGAAAAGAAGGAGCCACCCCGGCGCCGGCGCCGCTGA